Proteins encoded in a region of the Altererythrobacter ishigakiensis genome:
- a CDS encoding flavodoxin family protein: MTEKSLLIVWHSRTGASEALADGAAQGAEGMCKLSRAQDVQPEDILLASGYLFVCPENLASMSGEMKEMFDRCYYPVLGQIGGRAYATIIAAGSDGEGAQRQIDRIATGWRLKRVADPWIVITHAQSAAEIAAQKSLSATDLARANELGRSMAEAIKLGIY; this comes from the coding sequence ATGACTGAAAAATCACTCTTGATTGTCTGGCACAGTCGCACCGGCGCCAGTGAGGCGCTCGCCGATGGCGCAGCACAAGGTGCCGAGGGAATGTGCAAGTTAAGTAGAGCCCAGGACGTCCAACCCGAAGACATCTTGCTCGCATCCGGGTACTTATTCGTTTGCCCCGAGAATCTCGCCAGCATGAGCGGAGAGATGAAAGAAATGTTTGATCGCTGTTACTACCCGGTTCTCGGGCAAATCGGGGGGCGGGCATACGCGACGATCATAGCGGCAGGATCAGATGGGGAGGGGGCGCAGCGACAAATTGATCGCATTGCAACTGGTTGGCGCCTGAAGCGCGTGGCTGATCCTTGGATTGTAATCACGCATGCGCAATCTGCTGCTGAGATTGCCGCACAAAAGTCATTGTCTGCCACTGATCTTGCTCGAGCCAATGAGTTGGGGCGCTCTATGGCGGAGGCAATAAAGCTTGGAATTTACTAA